CAGGCGAACTCGAACTTCGGTCACGACGCCCAGCAACCCTTCCGAACCGGTCAACAGGGCCATCAAATCGTAACCGGCACTATCGAGCCCTTGCGAGCCAATCACCACACGCTCGCCTTCCACCGTAATCAGTTCCAGCTCGCAAATATTATGCACTGTCAGGCCATATTTCAGGCAATGCACACCACCGGAGTTTTCCGCCACGTTGCCGCCAATCGTGCAGGCAATTTGGGAAGATGGATCCGGGCCATAATAGAGCCCCAACTCAGCCGCCGCTTCTGAAATTGCCAGATTTCGCACCCCCGGTTGCACACGCGCCGTGCGTGTCGGCAGATCGATATCCAGAATACGATTGAAACGCGCCAACGACAGCACAACGGCATCCGGGCTCGGCATCGCACCGGCACAGAGCCCGGTGCCCGCACCACGGGCAATTACCGGAACCCTGTAATGGTGACAAATTCTCATCACCTCCTGGACCTGCGATACTGTTTCCGGCAACACCACCAACAACGGCATTTCGGTATAAACTGACAGACCATCACACTCGTAGGGCTTTTGGGTTTCTGCATCTTCGATCACGAACGCGGGATCGATTAACTCGCGAAAGCGTTCCGCCAGTGCCGGTTTACTGATCAGTGGTTTCTCGTTCATGCCATTCCTCGGATGTGAAGCGCTTTGTTGATGAAGTTCTAGGCGGTAACCTGCTCGCGCATTAGATAATCGATACCCGCCTGGGCACATTCCATATCCTGTTGTGGGGTGCCCGAGCTAATGCCTATCGCGCCGACCACTTGCCCATTCATAATCACGGGCAAACCACCACCAACCACAGACAATCGTCCGCCCATTTCGGTATGGATACCAAAGGCAAGATTGCCCGGCACACAAACCCGATTGTACTCATGCGTGGCCTTTCGTGCCGCGGCCGCCGTATAGGCTTTATCCTGGGCGATCGTTGCGCTGCTGACCTTGCCGCCATCCATACGTTCAAAGGCCAACAAGGTGCCCGACTCATCCGTTATCGCAATACACATGGGCACTCCGATTTTCCGCGAACGCTCGCGCGCGCCATCCATTAACAACCCAGCTTCCCGTAGATCCAAACGATGAATAACCAGCATCTCTACTCTCCTGTGTGGTCTGCCTTGTCGATAGCAGCCTGCTGGCTTGACACTATGCCCTTTGAAGTAACCGTTCAATACCGATCCAGCGTTCAACTTCTGTATGGTGAAAGGCCACAGAAATCGGTTAACCAAAACAACATAAAGACAATCAAAAACACAACTAACTCTTTGATTTAAAAAAGATATAAAATTGGTAATACCATTAAACCAAAGAACCGTGACTCACTATACCATTCCATTATGCGGAATACGATTCTGTTCAGTTTATGAAATGCCGGAGTATTTGCCAGGTCTTGCTTCAGGCGCCGCTAAAGCGCACCTGTACTACACTTGCAGGCAGATCAAAAGGGCGCGCAAAAACACTCCCCCATGCTTTGTGGGAAAACGGAAATCTCTGCATTTTTCCTTCAGATATACGACTGCCCCTCCCCCCGGTTAACAGTCACCATTGAGAGAAAAGCAATGAATAGAGAAGTATTCTTCGAAAGCCAGCTTAAAAACATCCATGATTCACAAAAATGGATGTGGGCCATACTCGCAGGCTTCTCTGTTTTCACCGCCATCAAGAAAATTCTAGAACATCACAAATCAGCCAACGTCTTCCCATCTCTAGATGAGCAGATAGGCCCTTACCTTTTCTTCCTGGTTGTTTTAACCGTCGTCTACCGGTTTTACGTTGCAGACAGCCGCATTCTGGATTATTACTATGACTCGGTTCCCAAGTCGCTAAACAATAGTCAGGATAAGCAACTGTTTTTAGACTATTTGGCGAAACTGGATAGATCCCAGTTTTTCTTCGACGCTACCGGACGAGTGGTGCAATATTTTCTTATTGTAT
This is a stretch of genomic DNA from Aestuariirhabdus haliotis. It encodes these proteins:
- a CDS encoding GlcG/HbpS family heme-binding protein; its protein translation is MLVIHRLDLREAGLLMDGARERSRKIGVPMCIAITDESGTLLAFERMDGGKVSSATIAQDKAYTAAAARKATHEYNRVCVPGNLAFGIHTEMGGRLSVVGGGLPVIMNGQVVGAIGISSGTPQQDMECAQAGIDYLMREQVTA